The Gemmobacter aquarius genome contains the following window.
CCATGCCGCAATGCCGCCCGCTGGGCAGACCCGGACAAGAGGCCCGGGGAATTTGATCAAATCTAGGCTACTATCGGATCAGTTGAGGACGCAAGCGAATTCTTGCGCGCTGGTTCGATGGCAGATGCCGGTTTAACCGCTTGTTTACCGTGTTGAAGGCCCATGTCAGGAGCAAGGTGAGGCAGATGAAGTAGAACCCGACGATGGGATAGGGAATGAAGGGATTGTAGGTCTTGTCGGCGAAATAGGCGGCGTAATAAAGCGCGTCGCCCTGTTGGCGAAAGGCGGGGAAGCTGGAAAAGAACACCAGTGTCGTGGCGTGGAACAGGAAGATCGCCTCGTTCGTATAGGCAGGCCAGCCCAAGCGCAGCATGGTGGGCCACAGAATGCGGCGGAAACGTTTGAAGCCGGTGATGCCATAGGCGTCAGCCGCTTCGATGTCGCCGCGCGGGATCGAGCGCAGCGCGCCGTAGAAGATTTCGGCGGAATAGGCGGCGGTATTCAGGAACAGCACGACCAAAGCGCCTGCCCATGCCTTGGTGAGCCAATCGGTGTGCACCGTGATGCCAAGCAGGTCGATCCCGCCTTTTGGCAAAAGCACAAAGGTTTGATAGGCAAGAAAAAACTGGATGAACAAGGGCGATCCGCGGAAGGTGAAGATGAACCAGTCTGCCGGTTTGCGGACCCATGGGCTGCGGGCCGATTTCGCCAGAGCAAGGGCGTTGGCGAAGAAAAAGCCGGTCAGCAGGGCAAGCGCGCCGTAGTAGATGTTCCAGATCAGGCCAGACCCGATCAGGGTGAATTGCTGGCACAGGGTGAAGTCGGTTTTCGGCAGCATCCGCTCGCCGTAGCCGATGCTGCGGAAGGCGTAGGCGCCGATCGTGTCCAAGCAGGTCATGCAGCCACCTTACGCATCGCTTCGCCCGCCATCGTGGCCTGACCGCGCGACAGGCGGGCCGTAAGGCGGCCAAGCACGATTTCGGACACGCGGGTGAAGCCGAGATAGAAGAACAGAAGGAACAGGAAATACCACAGCCGCCAGTCATCATGCGGATAGGCATAGGCATCGGTCTTGGACCCGCCAAGTTCCTGCGCCCAGAAAACGATATCGTTCACGCCGAGCAGGAAAAGCAAGGGCGTCGCCTTGATGAGAATCAGCCACAGGTTCGACAGGCCCGGCAGGGCATAGACCCACATCTGGGGCACGAGGATGCGGCGGAACACCTGACGCGACGAGAGGCCATAAGCCTCGGCGGTTTCAAGCTGGGCGCGGGGCACGGCGTTCATCGCGCCGTAAAGCACGTTGGCGGCGAAAGCGCCGAAGACGATGGCGAAGGTGACGACGGCAAGGGCGAAGCCGTAGACCTGATGCCAGATCTGCGGGGCCGAGTTCGGCGGAATCTTCGCTTCGGGGCAGACCTTGAATTCGAGGCCCGTGCGGATCGGACCGGTCCAGTCGGGGCAGCGGACGTGGTGGAGCAGCGTTTCCAGACCCTGATCCAGCGCGATCACGAAGAACATGAAGAAGATGATGTCGGGAATGCCCCGCACCATGAGCATGTAGGCCTTGCCGAACAGGCTGAGTGCGCGGTTGTGGGCGCGTGCGGCCATGGCGCCGCCAAAGCCGAAGGCGAGGGCCACGGGGGCGGTGATGGCCAGCAGGATCAGGACGGTGCCGAAGCTGTAGTAAAACAGCATGTGCTTGCCCGAGGTCAGGTAGCACAGCATCCAGATCGGGCCGTTCAGGGCCGCGGGGTCGGCGCATTGGGCGAACATCGGGCCTCCGGGCACTGGGGAGAAAACCGGCGCTTGGCCGGTTTTCCCTGAGTCACAGGCAGATCAGAACAGGACGGCCTGCTCTTTGAACCACTTTTTGATCAGTTCGTTGATCGAGCCGTCGGCCTTCATTTCGGCGATCGCCTTATCGAACTTGGCGGCAAGTTCGGTGTCGGACTGACGGAACGCAGCGCCGACGCCGCCGCCGAGTTGCACCTGATCGACCACGACGAGTTCGCCGTTCGATTGCGCGACGACCGGATCGAGGAATTCGCTGTCGGCCAGAACGGCATCGGCTTCGCCGTTGCGGACGGCGGCGACGGTTTCGTCGGGCGTTTTGAATTCCAGAAGCTGCGCGCCCGATTCGGCAACATGCGACGCCTGGATGGTGGCGGTCTGGGCAGCGACGACCGAGGTCGTCAGATCGACATCGGCGCTGGCGGCCACGTAGAGCGAGATTGCCGGCGGGTAGTAATTCTGCGTGAACAGGCGGTCGGCCTTGCGCTCTTCGGTGATCGACATGCCGGCCATGATGACGTCGAAGTTGCCCGAGTTCAGGTTGGGCATCATCGAATCCCAGTCGTTCTGCACGAATTCGCAGGTGAGTGCGGCGCGTTTGCAGATTTCGGTGCCGAGATCGACTTCGTAGCCGTCGAGTTTGCCGGCATCGTTCACGAGGTTGTAGGGCGGGTAAAGCCCTTCTGTAGCGATGCGGACCGTGTCCTGCGCGCTGGCGGCGGCGGCCGACAGGGCGACAAGTGCGGTGGCAAGCATGATTTTCTTCATAGGTTAGCTCCCCTTGAGTGGTTTTGGTTTTGGGTGTGGTCAGGCCGATGTGGCCGAAAGGAACCCGCGCAGACGTTCGGTCTGCGGGTTTCCGA
Protein-coding sequences here:
- a CDS encoding ABC transporter permease, yielding MTCLDTIGAYAFRSIGYGERMLPKTDFTLCQQFTLIGSGLIWNIYYGALALLTGFFFANALALAKSARSPWVRKPADWFIFTFRGSPLFIQFFLAYQTFVLLPKGGIDLLGITVHTDWLTKAWAGALVVLFLNTAAYSAEIFYGALRSIPRGDIEAADAYGITGFKRFRRILWPTMLRLGWPAYTNEAIFLFHATTLVFFSSFPAFRQQGDALYYAAYFADKTYNPFIPYPIVGFYFICLTLLLTWAFNTVNKRLNRHLPSNQRARIRLRPQLIR
- a CDS encoding ABC transporter permease — encoded protein: MFAQCADPAALNGPIWMLCYLTSGKHMLFYYSFGTVLILLAITAPVALAFGFGGAMAARAHNRALSLFGKAYMLMVRGIPDIIFFMFFVIALDQGLETLLHHVRCPDWTGPIRTGLEFKVCPEAKIPPNSAPQIWHQVYGFALAVVTFAIVFGAFAANVLYGAMNAVPRAQLETAEAYGLSSRQVFRRILVPQMWVYALPGLSNLWLILIKATPLLFLLGVNDIVFWAQELGGSKTDAYAYPHDDWRLWYFLFLLFFYLGFTRVSEIVLGRLTARLSRGQATMAGEAMRKVAA
- a CDS encoding transporter substrate-binding domain-containing protein; translation: MKKIMLATALVALSAAAASAQDTVRIATEGLYPPYNLVNDAGKLDGYEVDLGTEICKRAALTCEFVQNDWDSMMPNLNSGNFDVIMAGMSITEERKADRLFTQNYYPPAISLYVAASADVDLTTSVVAAQTATIQASHVAESGAQLLEFKTPDETVAAVRNGEADAVLADSEFLDPVVAQSNGELVVVDQVQLGGGVGAAFRQSDTELAAKFDKAIAEMKADGSINELIKKWFKEQAVLF